From Streptomyces chrestomyceticus JCM 4735, one genomic window encodes:
- a CDS encoding YbdD/YjiX family protein — MSAAVAAARRGLRWIRWYVRELTGESAYERYVAHVRRHAPGAPVPGRREFERQRAAAREGDPRSGFRCC, encoded by the coding sequence GTGAGCGCGGCGGTGGCGGCGGCCCGGCGCGGGCTGCGCTGGATCCGCTGGTACGTACGGGAATTGACCGGCGAGAGCGCGTACGAGCGTTACGTCGCACATGTCCGCCGGCACGCGCCCGGCGCACCGGTACCCGGCCGTCGTGAGTTCGAGCGGCAGCGGGCCGCCGCGCGCGAGGGCGACCCCCGCTCCGGCTTCCGCTGCTGCTGA
- a CDS encoding carbon starvation CstA family protein, which produces MRPAGRPRSAANPRKIALWTAVALVGAAGWTLLALSRGEEVSAAWMVAAALGSYAIGYRFYARFIATRVLKFDRTRATPAERLNDGVDFHPTDRRVLLGHHFAAIAGAGPLVGPVLAAQMGYLPGTIWIIVGVIFAGAVQDMVVLFFSTRRDGRSLGQMAREEIGVVGGAAALLAAFAIMIILLGVLALIIVNALARSPWGTFSIGMTIPIALLMGFYLRVLRPGRVTEVSLIGVALLLLALVAGRWVADSSWADTFTLKPGTLVVWLVAYGFIASVLPVWTLLAPRDYLSTFMKIGTIGLLAVGVLVTVPNLKMDAVTDFAGRGDGPVFAGSLFPFVFITIACGALSGFHALISSGTTPKMVQKETQIRMIGYGSMLMESFVAVMALVAASIIDPGLYFAMNAPAGVIGDTVQSASQAVAQFGYSISPDQLAAAAKAVEEQTLLSRTGGAPTLAVGVADIFSQVFGGAGMKAFWYHFAIMFEALFILTALDAGTRVGRFMLQDMLGNVYKPFRRVSWKPGLVLCSAVVVALWGYFLWVGVHEPLGGINQLFPVFGIANQLLAAVALTVCTTLLVKSGRLKWAWITGVPLTWDAVVTLTASWQKVFSGDPKVGFFTQRSVYQDAIDAGKVLPPAKSMDDMHTVVTNSTVDGVLSAVLALLIVVVIADAARVCVRHLRDPAASRLSEAPYVRSAIVAPAGLVASKEEKAELAAAERSGP; this is translated from the coding sequence GTGCGCCCAGCAGGCAGACCTCGAAGTGCCGCCAATCCCCGGAAGATCGCCCTGTGGACGGCGGTGGCGCTGGTCGGCGCCGCCGGCTGGACGCTGCTCGCGCTGTCCCGCGGTGAGGAGGTCTCGGCCGCCTGGATGGTGGCCGCCGCCCTCGGCTCGTACGCGATCGGCTACCGCTTCTACGCGCGGTTCATCGCGACCCGCGTACTGAAGTTCGACCGGACCCGCGCCACGCCCGCCGAGCGGCTGAACGACGGTGTGGACTTCCACCCCACCGACCGGCGGGTGCTGCTCGGGCACCACTTCGCGGCCATCGCGGGTGCCGGACCGCTGGTCGGTCCGGTGCTCGCGGCCCAGATGGGATATCTGCCGGGCACCATCTGGATCATCGTCGGGGTGATCTTCGCGGGCGCCGTGCAGGACATGGTGGTGCTGTTCTTCTCCACCCGGCGCGACGGCCGGTCGCTGGGGCAGATGGCGCGCGAGGAGATCGGCGTGGTCGGCGGGGCCGCCGCGCTGCTCGCCGCCTTCGCCATCATGATCATCCTGCTGGGCGTGCTGGCGCTGATCATCGTCAACGCGCTCGCCCGGTCCCCCTGGGGCACCTTCTCCATCGGCATGACCATCCCGATCGCCCTGCTGATGGGCTTCTACCTGCGGGTCCTGCGCCCCGGCCGGGTCACCGAGGTCTCCCTGATCGGCGTCGCGCTGCTGCTGCTCGCGCTGGTCGCGGGCCGCTGGGTCGCGGACTCGTCCTGGGCCGACACCTTCACGCTGAAACCGGGCACGCTGGTCGTCTGGCTGGTGGCGTACGGGTTCATCGCCTCCGTCCTGCCCGTGTGGACGCTGCTGGCGCCGCGCGACTACCTCTCCACCTTCATGAAGATCGGCACGATCGGGCTGCTGGCGGTCGGCGTGCTGGTCACGGTGCCCAACCTGAAGATGGACGCGGTCACGGACTTCGCCGGGCGCGGTGACGGCCCGGTCTTCGCCGGGTCGCTCTTCCCGTTCGTCTTCATCACCATCGCCTGCGGCGCGCTCTCCGGCTTCCACGCGCTGATCTCCTCCGGCACCACGCCCAAGATGGTGCAGAAGGAGACCCAGATCCGCATGATCGGTTACGGGTCGATGCTCATGGAGTCGTTCGTCGCGGTGATGGCCCTGGTGGCGGCGTCGATCATCGACCCGGGGCTGTACTTCGCGATGAACGCGCCGGCCGGGGTGATCGGCGACACCGTCCAGTCGGCCTCCCAGGCCGTCGCCCAGTTCGGATACAGCATCTCCCCCGACCAGTTGGCGGCCGCGGCCAAGGCCGTGGAGGAGCAGACCCTGCTGTCCCGTACGGGCGGCGCGCCCACCCTCGCCGTCGGGGTCGCGGACATCTTCTCGCAGGTCTTCGGCGGTGCCGGGATGAAGGCGTTCTGGTACCACTTCGCCATCATGTTCGAGGCGCTGTTCATTCTCACGGCGCTGGACGCGGGCACCCGGGTCGGCCGGTTCATGCTCCAGGACATGCTGGGCAACGTCTACAAGCCGTTCCGCAGGGTGAGTTGGAAACCCGGACTCGTGCTGTGCAGCGCGGTCGTGGTGGCGCTGTGGGGCTACTTCCTGTGGGTCGGCGTGCACGAGCCGCTCGGCGGCATCAACCAGTTGTTCCCGGTCTTCGGCATCGCCAACCAGCTCCTGGCGGCGGTCGCGCTGACCGTCTGCACGACCCTGCTGGTGAAGTCCGGCCGCCTCAAGTGGGCCTGGATCACCGGCGTGCCGCTCACCTGGGACGCCGTCGTCACCCTCACCGCGAGCTGGCAGAAGGTCTTCTCCGGCGACCCCAAGGTCGGTTTCTTCACGCAGCGTTCGGTCTATCAGGACGCCATCGACGCCGGGAAGGTGCTGCCGCCCGCCAAGAGCATGGACGACATGCACACGGTGGTCACCAACTCGACGGTGGACGGCGTGCTGTCGGCGGTGCTCGCCCTGCTGATCGTGGTGGTGATCGCGGACGCCGCCCGGGTCTGCGTACGCCATCTGCGCGATCCCGCGGCGTCCCGGCTCAGCGAGGCCCCGTACGTGCGGTCGGCGATCGTCGCGCCCGCCGGGCTGGTGGCCTCCAAGGAGGAGAAGGCGGAGCTGGCGGCCGCGGAGCGGAGCGGGCCGTGA
- a CDS encoding PD40 domain-containing protein, which translates to MRGAGGARGAVRVVGLVVGACVLAGVLPMAPAAALGQAAAAGRAVPATERVSVAADGTQGNGFSGDPTLSANGRFVAFTSEATNLGPTDTNGHQDVYVKDLRTGKVDLVSVAGDGTPGDALSGSPEISADGRYVAFYSSATNLVPGDTNGEGDVFVHDRRTGRTTSPTAGAGKSPYGYGVQNFALSGDGHRLAFGSYRPDLVPGDTNERLDIFVHDVQKGTTRRVSVASDGTQADGPSAFPSISADGRRIAFTSKATNLTPAGPGFRRPPPQDPLYVHDLATGRTRVASLSTTGAVVGVSPSPRLSPDGRYAVFSALAADVVPDDTNGTYDLFARDLERGTTRLLSRAHDGTQGNGWSSDGRLDAGNRRLFFTSAATNLVPGDTNGQVDGFVRDLRTGQVERINVGADGGQSASWTNTAAPDAAGRLAAFDSRDDGLVPGDTNGTGDVFVRRLEH; encoded by the coding sequence ATGCGAGGAGCCGGTGGGGCGCGGGGCGCCGTGCGCGTCGTGGGGCTGGTGGTGGGGGCGTGCGTGCTGGCGGGGGTGCTGCCCATGGCGCCGGCGGCCGCGTTGGGGCAGGCGGCCGCGGCGGGACGGGCGGTGCCGGCCACCGAGCGGGTCAGCGTCGCCGCCGACGGGACGCAGGGAAACGGTTTTTCGGGCGATCCGACGCTCAGTGCGAACGGGCGGTTCGTGGCATTCACCTCGGAAGCCACCAATCTGGGGCCCACGGACACCAACGGCCACCAGGACGTCTACGTCAAGGATTTACGGACGGGAAAGGTCGACCTGGTCAGTGTCGCCGGTGACGGCACGCCCGGTGACGCCCTCTCCGGCTCGCCCGAGATCAGCGCCGACGGGCGGTATGTGGCCTTCTACTCCAGCGCGACGAACCTGGTCCCCGGCGACACCAACGGCGAGGGCGACGTCTTCGTCCACGACCGCCGCACCGGGCGCACCACGAGCCCCACGGCGGGCGCCGGGAAGTCCCCGTACGGTTACGGGGTCCAGAACTTCGCCCTCAGCGGCGACGGCCACCGCCTCGCCTTCGGCTCCTACCGCCCCGACCTGGTGCCCGGTGACACCAACGAGCGCCTGGACATCTTCGTCCACGATGTGCAGAAGGGAACGACGCGACGGGTCAGCGTGGCGAGCGACGGCACCCAGGCGGACGGCCCGTCCGCCTTCCCGTCGATCAGCGCCGACGGCCGCCGGATCGCGTTCACCTCGAAGGCGACCAACCTCACCCCCGCCGGGCCCGGCTTCCGCCGCCCGCCGCCGCAGGACCCCCTGTACGTCCACGACCTGGCCACCGGGCGGACCCGCGTGGCGAGCCTGAGCACCACGGGCGCCGTGGTCGGCGTGTCGCCGTCGCCCCGGCTCAGCCCCGACGGCCGGTACGCGGTCTTCTCCGCCTTGGCCGCCGACGTGGTGCCGGACGACACCAACGGCACGTACGACCTCTTCGCCCGCGACCTGGAACGCGGCACCACCCGGCTGCTGTCCCGCGCGCACGACGGCACCCAGGGCAACGGCTGGTCCTCCGACGGGCGGCTCGACGCCGGCAACCGGCGGCTCTTCTTCACCTCGGCGGCCACCAATCTGGTGCCCGGCGACACCAACGGCCAGGTGGACGGCTTCGTCCGCGACCTGCGCACGGGACAGGTCGAGCGGATCAACGTCGGCGCGGACGGCGGCCAGTCGGCGTCCTGGACGAACACCGCGGCACCCGACGCCGCCGGACGGCTGGCGGCCTTCGACTCGCGCGACGACGGGCTGGTGCCCGGGGACACGAACGGGACGGGCGACGTGTTCGTCCGGCGGCTGGAGCACTGA
- the mctP gene encoding monocarboxylate uptake permease MctP, giving the protein MKDGVNGVALAVFIFFFVAVTVMGFLAARWRKAAQSDNLDEWGLGGRSFGTWVTWFLLGGDLYTAYTFVAVPAAIYAAGAAGFFAVPYTILVYPLIFTFLPRLWSVSHKHGYVTTSDFVRGRFGSKGLSLAVALTGILATMPYIALQLVGIQAVLDVMGVGGGENTHWFVKDLPLLIAFGVLAAYTYSSGLRAPALIAFVKDGLIYLVIVVAIIYIPIKLGGFDHIFAVAEDAFAQKNPATGTPRGELASGPNAQWAYATLALGSALALFMYPHSITATLSSRSRNVIRRNTTILPLYSLMLGLLALLGFMAVAAGVKVQNGQLAVPQLFEDMFPDWFTGVAFAAIGIGALVPAAIMSIAAANLFTRNIYKDFLRPGATPAQEHKVAKLVSLLVKVGALVFVLTMDKTVAINFQLLGGIWILQTMPALVGGLFTRWFHRWALLAGWAAGMLYGTLAAYGVASPTQKHFGGSSAEIPGIGEIGYIGLTAFVLNVLVTVVLTVVLRATKAPDGVDETSPEDYTADVGDQGVQAELPPATAGVPVGH; this is encoded by the coding sequence GTGAAGGACGGCGTGAACGGCGTCGCGCTCGCCGTCTTCATCTTCTTCTTCGTGGCCGTCACGGTCATGGGCTTCCTGGCGGCGCGCTGGCGCAAGGCCGCGCAGTCCGACAACCTCGACGAGTGGGGCCTGGGCGGCCGCAGCTTCGGCACCTGGGTGACGTGGTTCCTGCTCGGCGGCGACCTCTACACCGCGTACACCTTCGTCGCCGTGCCCGCGGCGATCTACGCGGCGGGCGCGGCCGGGTTCTTCGCGGTCCCGTACACGATCCTCGTCTACCCGCTGATCTTCACCTTCCTGCCCCGGCTGTGGTCGGTCTCGCACAAGCACGGGTACGTCACCACCTCCGACTTCGTGCGCGGCCGGTTCGGCTCCAAGGGCCTGTCGCTGGCCGTGGCGCTCACCGGCATCCTCGCCACGATGCCGTACATCGCGCTGCAACTCGTCGGCATCCAGGCGGTGCTGGACGTGATGGGCGTCGGCGGCGGCGAGAACACCCACTGGTTCGTCAAGGACCTGCCGCTGCTGATCGCCTTCGGCGTGCTCGCGGCGTACACCTACTCGTCCGGACTGCGGGCGCCCGCGCTGATCGCGTTCGTCAAGGACGGGCTGATCTACCTGGTCATCGTCGTCGCGATCATCTACATCCCGATCAAGCTGGGCGGTTTCGACCACATCTTCGCGGTGGCCGAGGACGCCTTCGCCCAGAAGAATCCGGCCACCGGCACACCGCGCGGCGAACTGGCCAGCGGGCCGAACGCGCAGTGGGCGTACGCGACGCTGGCCCTGGGATCGGCGCTCGCGCTGTTCATGTACCCGCACTCGATCACCGCGACGCTGTCCTCCCGCAGCCGCAACGTGATCCGCCGCAACACCACCATCCTGCCGCTGTACTCCCTGATGCTGGGGCTGCTCGCGCTGCTCGGCTTCATGGCGGTGGCGGCCGGGGTCAAGGTGCAGAACGGGCAGTTGGCGGTCCCGCAGTTGTTCGAGGACATGTTCCCCGACTGGTTCACGGGGGTGGCCTTCGCCGCGATCGGCATCGGCGCGCTGGTACCCGCCGCCATCATGTCCATCGCCGCGGCGAACCTCTTCACCCGCAACATCTACAAGGACTTCCTCAGGCCCGGTGCCACGCCCGCACAGGAGCACAAGGTTGCCAAGCTGGTCTCGCTGCTGGTCAAGGTGGGTGCGCTGGTCTTCGTCCTGACGATGGACAAGACCGTCGCGATCAACTTCCAGCTCCTGGGCGGCATCTGGATCCTCCAGACCATGCCGGCCCTGGTCGGCGGCCTGTTCACCCGCTGGTTCCACCGGTGGGCGCTGCTGGCGGGCTGGGCGGCCGGCATGCTCTACGGCACGCTCGCGGCGTACGGGGTGGCCAGCCCCACGCAGAAGCACTTCGGCGGCTCCAGCGCGGAGATCCCCGGCATCGGCGAGATCGGCTACATCGGGCTGACCGCGTTCGTCCTGAACGTCCTGGTCACCGTCGTCCTGACGGTGGTCCTGCGGGCCACCAAGGCCCCGGACGGCGTCGACGAGACGTCCCCGGAGGACTACACGGCGGACGTGGGCGACCAGGGCGTCCAGGCGGAGCTGCCGCCGGCCACGGCCGGAGTGCCGGTGGGGCACTGA
- a CDS encoding ribonucleoside-diphosphate reductase subunit alpha, with amino-acid sequence MTIAPTEPAAAEQVVQPAKDTQPRQGPGGQAADAPGAALLRTLTDLTVDLPATDPGKIAAAALRGRHPGSDEAELRSLAMEAAAGLIGDEPQYSKLAARLLTRAIAEEAAAEGAVAFSASVAVGHREGLIADSTAEFVRTHAARLDELVERALTDGADDRFGYFGLRTLHSRYLLRHPISRQVIETPQHFLLRVACGLAEDHSERALADVAELYRLTSTLSYLPSSPTLFNSGTRHPQMSSCYLLDSPLDELDSIYDRYHQVARLSKHAGGIGLSYSRVRARGSLIRGTNGHSNGIVPFLRTLDASVAAVNQGGRRKGAACVYLETWHADLEEFLELRDNTGEEARRTHNLNIAHWIPDEFMRRVEADADWSLFSPSDAPELVDLYGDEFDAAYRKAEAEGRFVKQVPARVLYSRMMRTLAQTGNGWMTFKDAANRTANQTAEPGKVVHSSNLCTEILEVTDDGETAVCNLGSVNLAAHLGDNGEMDWEKLDATVRTAVTFLDRVVDINFYPTEQAGTSNSRWRPVGLGLMGLQDVFFRLRLGFDSPEARELSTRISERIMLAAYEASADLAERHGPHPAWSATRTARGVLHPDHYPNAEPRWADRWTALRARIAATGMRNSLLLAIAPTATIASIAGVYECIEPQVSNLFKRETLSGEFLQVNAYLIEELKALGLWDARTRDALREANGSVQDLDWIPAETRALYRTAWEIPQRALIDMAADRTPYLDQSQSLNLFMASPTIGKLSSMYAYAWKRGIKTTYYLRSRPATRIAQSARGTGGGAQTAPVPAQAADPEAVACSLENPESCEACQ; translated from the coding sequence GTGACCATCGCGCCAACGGAGCCCGCAGCAGCCGAGCAGGTCGTGCAGCCCGCGAAGGACACGCAGCCCCGGCAGGGCCCCGGCGGCCAGGCCGCGGACGCCCCCGGCGCCGCCCTGCTGCGCACCCTGACCGACCTCACCGTCGACCTGCCCGCCACCGACCCGGGCAAGATCGCCGCCGCCGCGCTGCGCGGCCGCCACCCCGGTTCCGACGAAGCCGAGCTGCGCTCGCTGGCCATGGAGGCCGCGGCCGGCCTGATCGGTGACGAGCCGCAGTACTCCAAGCTGGCCGCCCGCCTGCTGACCCGCGCCATCGCGGAGGAGGCGGCCGCGGAGGGGGCGGTCGCCTTCTCCGCCTCCGTCGCCGTCGGCCACCGCGAGGGCCTGATCGCCGACAGCACGGCGGAGTTCGTCCGCACCCACGCGGCACGTCTGGACGAGCTGGTGGAGCGCGCCCTGACGGACGGCGCCGACGACCGCTTCGGCTACTTCGGCCTGCGCACCCTGCACTCCCGCTACCTGCTGCGCCACCCGATCTCCCGCCAGGTGATCGAGACCCCGCAGCACTTCCTGCTGCGGGTGGCCTGCGGCCTGGCCGAGGACCACAGCGAGCGGGCCCTGGCCGACGTCGCCGAGCTGTACCGCCTGACCAGCACCCTGTCGTACCTGCCCTCCTCGCCCACCCTCTTCAACTCCGGCACCCGGCACCCGCAGATGTCCTCCTGCTACCTGCTGGACTCCCCGCTGGACGAGCTGGACTCGATCTACGACCGCTACCACCAGGTGGCCCGGCTCTCGAAGCACGCCGGCGGCATCGGCCTGTCGTACTCCCGGGTCCGCGCCCGCGGCTCGCTGATCCGCGGCACCAACGGCCACTCCAACGGCATCGTGCCGTTCCTGCGCACCCTGGACGCCTCGGTCGCGGCCGTGAACCAGGGCGGCCGGCGCAAGGGCGCCGCCTGCGTCTACCTGGAGACCTGGCACGCGGACCTGGAGGAGTTCCTGGAGCTGCGCGACAACACGGGCGAGGAGGCCCGGCGCACCCACAACCTCAACATCGCGCACTGGATCCCCGACGAGTTCATGCGCCGCGTCGAGGCGGACGCCGACTGGTCGCTGTTCTCCCCCAGCGACGCGCCCGAACTGGTGGACCTGTACGGCGACGAGTTCGACGCCGCGTACCGCAAGGCGGAGGCCGAGGGCCGCTTCGTCAAGCAGGTCCCGGCCCGGGTCCTGTACTCGCGGATGATGCGCACCCTCGCGCAGACCGGCAACGGCTGGATGACCTTCAAGGACGCCGCCAACCGCACCGCGAACCAGACCGCCGAGCCCGGCAAGGTCGTGCACTCCTCGAACCTGTGCACCGAGATCCTGGAGGTCACCGACGACGGCGAGACCGCCGTCTGCAACCTCGGCTCGGTCAACCTCGCCGCCCACCTGGGTGACAACGGCGAGATGGACTGGGAGAAGCTGGACGCCACGGTCCGTACGGCGGTGACCTTCCTCGACCGCGTGGTGGACATCAACTTCTACCCGACCGAGCAGGCCGGCACCTCCAACTCCCGCTGGCGCCCTGTGGGCCTGGGCCTGATGGGCCTCCAGGACGTCTTCTTCCGGCTGCGGCTGGGCTTCGACTCGCCCGAGGCACGGGAGCTGTCCACCCGTATCTCCGAGCGGATCATGCTCGCGGCGTACGAGGCGTCCGCCGACCTCGCCGAACGGCACGGCCCGCACCCGGCCTGGTCCGCGACCCGTACGGCCCGCGGCGTGCTGCACCCGGACCACTACCCGAACGCCGAGCCACGCTGGGCGGACCGGTGGACGGCGCTGCGCGCCCGTATCGCGGCGACCGGTATGCGCAACTCGCTGCTGCTGGCCATCGCGCCGACCGCCACCATCGCGTCCATCGCGGGCGTGTACGAGTGCATCGAGCCGCAGGTCTCGAACCTGTTCAAGCGCGAGACGCTGTCGGGCGAGTTCCTTCAGGTCAACGCGTACCTGATCGAGGAACTGAAGGCGCTGGGCCTGTGGGACGCGCGCACCCGTGACGCCCTGCGCGAGGCCAACGGCTCGGTGCAGGACCTGGACTGGATTCCCGCCGAGACCCGCGCGCTGTACCGCACGGCGTGGGAGATCCCGCAGCGCGCGCTGATCGACATGGCGGCGGACCGTACGCCCTACCTCGACCAGAGCCAGTCGCTGAACCTGTTCATGGCGTCGCCGACCATCGGCAAGCTCAGCTCGATGTACGCGTACGCCTGGAAGCGCGGCATCAAGACCACCTACTACCTCCGCTCGCGCCCGGCGACCCGTATCGCCCAGTCCGCGCGCGGCACGGGCGGGGGCGCGCAGACCGCTCCCGTACCCGCCCAGGCGGCCGACCCCGAGGCCGTCGCCTGCTCCCTGGAAAACCCCGAGTCCTGCGAGGCATGCCAGTAA
- a CDS encoding DUF3311 domain-containing protein: protein MPEPSASAGTPAGRAAPVVTPSRVIAGLCLVAPFVAMLWVGSYAKVEPTLIGIPFFYWYQMLWVLISTALTMIAYKLVQREQRLRKGGAAR, encoded by the coding sequence ATGCCAGAGCCGTCCGCATCAGCCGGAACACCAGCGGGCAGAGCCGCCCCGGTCGTCACGCCCAGCCGCGTGATCGCCGGGCTGTGCCTGGTCGCGCCCTTCGTGGCGATGCTCTGGGTGGGCTCGTACGCCAAGGTGGAGCCGACGCTCATCGGCATCCCGTTCTTCTACTGGTACCAGATGCTGTGGGTGCTGATCTCGACGGCGCTCACCATGATCGCGTACAAGCTGGTCCAGCGTGAGCAGCGGCTGCGCAAGGGGGGTGCGGCGCGGTGA
- a CDS encoding GNAT family N-acetyltransferase — MDITIRAARPEEFDAIGELLVAAYAADGLLALGPDDPYTGKLREVAHRAEHAEVLTAVDADGTVLGAVTFAAPGSPYAEIAGPDEGEFRMLAVAPGGRGRGIGETLVRACMDRARSLGLSRMVLSAMPHVDKAHRVYERIGFTRIPERDWEPVPGVRLLAFACALSETA; from the coding sequence ATGGACATCACGATCAGGGCCGCCCGGCCGGAGGAGTTCGACGCGATCGGTGAACTCCTCGTGGCGGCCTACGCGGCGGACGGACTGCTGGCGCTCGGGCCCGACGACCCGTATACGGGCAAGCTGCGCGAAGTCGCGCACCGGGCCGAGCACGCCGAGGTGCTGACGGCGGTCGACGCCGACGGCACGGTGCTGGGGGCGGTGACCTTCGCCGCCCCCGGCAGCCCGTACGCCGAGATAGCCGGCCCCGACGAGGGCGAGTTCCGGATGCTGGCCGTCGCCCCCGGCGGCCGCGGGCGCGGCATCGGCGAGACGCTGGTACGCGCCTGCATGGACCGCGCCCGCTCCCTCGGCCTGTCCCGCATGGTGCTCTCCGCGATGCCCCACGTCGACAAGGCCCACCGCGTGTACGAGCGCATCGGGTTCACGCGCATACCCGAGCGGGACTGGGAGCCGGTGCCGGGTGTCAGGTTGCTGGCGTTCGCCTGTGCGCTGAGCGAGACGGCCTAG
- a CDS encoding TolB family protein codes for MRTTRTTARRIAAVTGVCALTALLPATTAGARTAPPSGTERVSVTAEGAQADDGSSGAAISADGRYVAFDSDATDLVPGDTNGRSDVFVKDLRTGAVQRVNVASDGTQANSWSSTPSISADGRFVAFASDAANLVPGDTNADTDIFVHDRRTGRTESVTLDGRPPQGKQGAQMPVISANGRYVAFASSREDLVPGDTNGAQDIFVRDRRTGAVTRVSVSVTGGEQANGPSAGPVISYDGRKVGFISKAANLPPKSAPAARPENSLRRPHSYPFFVHDLDTGRTSVASLSSAGEPVGAWNASLSPDGRYAVFSSQYGEVVPGHPTGRPDLFLRDLAKGTTEQMSFTHDGKQPQTGASGQGVLSADNRRLYFQSSSPDLVPGDTNGAQDIFVRDLRIGTVERVSVATDGTQAQGYSSNASTDATGHLVAFDSDAADLVPGDTNGASDVFVRRVGP; via the coding sequence ATGAGGACCACCCGCACCACGGCCCGAAGAATCGCCGCCGTGACGGGCGTGTGCGCGCTCACCGCGCTGCTGCCCGCGACGACGGCCGGCGCCCGTACCGCGCCGCCGTCCGGCACCGAGCGGGTCAGCGTCACCGCCGAGGGGGCGCAGGCCGACGACGGCTCGTCCGGCGCGGCGATCAGCGCCGACGGCCGGTACGTCGCCTTCGACTCCGACGCCACCGACCTGGTGCCCGGCGACACGAACGGCAGGTCGGACGTCTTCGTGAAGGACCTGCGGACGGGCGCCGTCCAGCGCGTCAACGTGGCGAGCGACGGCACCCAGGCCAACTCCTGGTCGTCCACCCCGTCCATCAGCGCCGACGGGCGGTTCGTCGCCTTCGCCTCCGACGCGGCGAACCTCGTGCCGGGCGACACCAACGCCGACACCGACATCTTCGTCCACGACCGCAGGACCGGGCGGACCGAGAGCGTCACGCTCGACGGGCGGCCCCCGCAGGGCAAGCAGGGCGCCCAGATGCCGGTGATCAGCGCCAACGGCCGGTACGTGGCGTTCGCCTCCAGCCGCGAGGACCTGGTGCCCGGCGACACCAACGGCGCCCAGGACATCTTCGTCCGCGACCGCAGGACCGGCGCCGTGACCCGCGTCAGCGTCTCCGTCACCGGCGGCGAGCAGGCCAACGGACCCTCCGCCGGCCCGGTGATCAGCTACGACGGCCGCAAGGTCGGCTTCATCTCCAAGGCGGCCAACCTGCCCCCGAAGTCCGCCCCGGCCGCCCGCCCGGAGAACAGCCTGCGCAGACCGCACAGCTACCCGTTCTTCGTGCACGACCTGGACACCGGCCGCACGAGCGTGGCGAGCCTCAGCTCGGCCGGTGAGCCGGTGGGCGCCTGGAACGCCTCGCTCAGCCCAGACGGCCGGTACGCGGTCTTCTCCAGCCAGTACGGGGAGGTGGTCCCCGGCCATCCGACGGGCCGCCCGGACCTGTTCCTCCGCGACCTCGCCAAGGGCACGACGGAGCAGATGAGCTTCACCCACGACGGCAAGCAGCCGCAGACCGGGGCCTCCGGCCAGGGCGTGCTGTCCGCCGACAACCGCCGTCTGTACTTCCAGTCCTCGTCCCCCGATCTGGTGCCCGGTGACACCAACGGCGCCCAGGACATCTTCGTCCGCGATCTGCGCATCGGCACCGTCGAGCGGGTCAGCGTCGCCACCGACGGCACCCAGGCCCAGGGCTACTCCTCCAACGCCTCCACCGACGCCACGGGCCACCTCGTCGCCTTCGACTCCGACGCGGCCGACCTGGTCCCGGGCGACACGAACGGGGCCTCGGACGTGTTCGTGCGGAGGGTGGGGCCGTAA